The region TTGAACGAACCGATTAAAGTACATACTGAGCAACGAAGTAAACATCCTGTTTTTCAGTAGGACAAGATATTAATTTGTTTAGAAAAGCTTTTTTGCGACCTATGTATTTTTCTGAAATAGTCAATACGTCAAAATTCATCTCAAAACGGTTCAATTTTGAATCCAGTGAAAGTGGTAATCTTGATGCCACTGATTACTGGGATATTTTACCCAATAGAAGAAATAGCCACATTTGGTTGTACGCCACTGTCAGACTGGGTACCTGAGGTATACACATGTAATATAATTGGACTTCGGAAACGGCTGTAATGGATGCTGGTACACTCAAAATCGATTGACACGATTTTCTTAAAGGTAGCAGCGTCGTCTGCCATTTCGATTGCGCCACGGCACCGTTGAAGTCCCGCGCGGCTGCAACAAATGGTTTATCAAGTCTCGTGAGAGAATGAATGTAAATTCACACAGGCCTCGTAGAGCGCTGTATCATTAAATAGGCCTAAGGGTTTTCGGTCGGCCATCTAGAGATTTCGAATGGAATtctaccaaaaaaaaaaactaccagTAGATTGCCATTCAGTGGTGCACCGGGCTTACTCTATATGTTAATTAGCAACAACTGGAACATTGTGGGATGCATGATACAGGCTAAAAGCCCCCTCCCTACTACGAAACTAGAATATCAAGAATTTCGTGCTTTCGTGCTTTTGTGATATATCACTGCGTACTTGTATCGGCACACTAAAAGTAAGAAGTCCACTAAAACGTGATTCttatagaacgataaccacactcaaacgtggtgaacggataataagataaaaacccactatctacagattaaaagaatttaaaaacatcgtcagagatcatcgtcacacctgacgatgatctctagggtgagatcgaaacgtcctgtcttatatatattttagattgaataaataaattcttgtttttaaattcttttaatctgtagatagtgggtgaTTCTTATGGTTGGGTCTCGCCCAGGTGTTCGCCGAAGGATGTGTATGAGTGAAATATGGGTACAGTTTTCGGTGTCATAATTTAGCTATTTTTGATTAAATAGTAATGCTGTTTGTAAAACAATTATTGTATATTTCTCTAGGCAGAGCATCTGCTGCTTTTGTAACATTTAATGTAGATCGAAATTCAAGGCCCTTCAAACTGGTTTATTCAGGCTTCATTATTCCAATTCATGATTAGTATCCATCGGGATATTCCATATTATCTATGAATATTGGTTAAAACATGGACTTGAGAGTAGTGATCTCTTTACATGTAGATTTTTAGAGTTATGAAGTTGTTAATCTATAGAATGTTGGGAAGATTATTTAGTAATTAACTGATGCAGAGGGATTGAGGCTCTTGGGTGATATTTTGGGATAAATAGTCTGTGGTTGAATTCGGTGAGACTAGAAGAAACGAGACGGAGAAGTTAGGCGAGCCAAGTTCAGTGCGGGAAAGATATAATCGGGAATAACGGGAAATCAGATCGGGATCATTATGCGCAAAATCTAGCCGAGGGATTGGTTCTGGATCAGATGAGTCGACGTTGGATTTGTATTACAGAGGAAGATCATAATCGGTAGATGGAATTAACACATATATTATAGGAGATAAAGGCAAACTACTGAGTTAAGTATACTATTTCCATTCACGGATTCCCAAGAGCTAGGGTACGATAATCTAcatcaaattatcaatcatATCCAGTCACCGTATAATTAGTCGTTTCAGTTAATCGGTTCACTCTGGAGTATTCGTTTCACAGAGTGCATAGTCTGTCTACATAAAAATAAGGCATATTGCATGATGCAATACCACCACCAGGTTGTCTGCTGACTCTATTATGATCACTCAGGTTCGGAAATTTGCGGTCAAAATGCTTAAATCTAGTAAAAAAGCGTTTGGCACTTCCCACGCGAAGGTGACATATACGCATACAGCGACGAACTAttcaattcttattttcagtatTCAAAATCCTTTAGAAATTATGTGACATTAAAAAACTATCCGATATTTATTTTGCGTTAggcaaattttaaaaaatgtcaACTTTAAAACATGTAAACGTTGAGAAAACATTATACGAAGAATACGACACAACCCttgtatataaataaaaaacaacttatcaatgaattttgtttttaacacTATCAAATTTTCATATAGTGGATTTGATAACATTTACCCATCCTATGCAAAGATTGTACAGGCATGTGCGATTCCTATCAACGTTTACAAAGTTTGGGACGAGAAAAGCCTTGTCCAAGGTCAAGCTCAAGTTCAAGTTTATTTCACTGAAAGAAAGATACAGAAACAGagatttgaagaaaaattacaatatAACCTAACATACACAACTAGAACACACGTATAAAAGAGTAAGATGAGACACTTCCTCTGTGGACCAAGCAACTCCTTGAGGTTGCCATCGCAAGCAGCCAGTTAGATACGTTGAAGAagtaaaagaaagaaaagggGAAAAAACGAGAATCAAAAGTGTTACATAGTACAATATTTAAAGGCATTAAGCTAAGAGCCATTTGAGGATGTACAAAACGACTAAAAGGGAATGGATAGATATGTTCAGGGAACACGCAGGTAGAATCTCAGTTTCAAAGTTAACAGTTCCTAAGACAGGGTTACGCGGAACTAGCCGATTACATTTAATCAATGTCCCAATAATCGTGTCGGAATGGGAATAAATAGCGATGAAATTATTCTTATATCTGTCGCTTGTTCAGAAATAAAGtctaaatgaaaaatgattgttTATCCTCACGTTTAATGGACGATATTGGAAAATATTACCAAAACATCAGAATTCTTTTCAAAGTTTGAACGAGTTcttataaatcagtgataaaaaaaactgatcTACAAACGTGCTAAGGGAGAAACGACCGCGACTTTCGGGTGATTTGAATATCAAGCAAATTTCTTTTGTTCGGTGGAAAGATGTCTGGGTTATTTCGGGTGTCTCGCTGATTTGACCGACCGAGGCCCTAGATCTTGCACTAGGCCTGGCGAGCTTCCAAATTTTGGAACGGCAATTGCAACGACATAATATGAGTAcattaatatcaattttggCAACGGTTTTTGAACGCCgccaattattcaaatgacgTTCATTCATGAaagtttatgaatgaaaaagcgGGCAATGAATGGGTGCCACTGGTAACCGCCACGCAAATACTACACTCGGCAATCACTTGGGCTGTGAAACGTCTTTCGATATCGTTTATAACAAAGACCCGTCAATAATTAATTTACTCCACACAAAGGGAACACTTCGATATTAAGTATACAGAATAAATCATGGGAACGTTGCAGTAAAATCTGACCAGACATCGCCAGGTTTTCTCGAGCTGCCCGCGCTTGTATCGCGTTTTGGCACATAGCCATATGTCTATTAGGTATATTGTAAGCACATAATAATATTTGGGTGGATTTCCATTCAGAAGAATGAACAAAAGATTCTAAAATTTACATAAACGTCTGAAAGACTATTCTGTGTCAATGCTAGGCAGGTCTGGGACGCTAGATTTTACACCATCTTAAAAAATACCCTACGCAAAACATTTCTCGAAATGTAGACCAGTTTGCAGTCACCAAGTCCGAAAACGCCACCGACAACAACACTCTGAAATAAGATAGTATTTTGAAAAGTTTCGAACGTAATCAAAGAGATTCACGGTTGATCGATCAATGGCTTCTTACGCGTTCCCTAATGTGTTTCGTTAGTGACGTCGTTAGCACCAACCACATTTGTCTGCTGCCATTTCGAAACAGATTTTTCATCGACTTCGACAACAGCTTACTTCATACGTGGGAAGAATAATCCCTCGATCTAATGCCATCTTATCTTTCAACTGTCTGTAAATTGGACAGCTCATCATTTTCTTAATATACCAGAGGTCGGACTACATATGCGGCCTGATGGATGCAATCCTCCAAATCTTCACCGGAACACGAAAGGTTTCTCTTGATAACATAAACTTGAGCATTTCCACGGGCACCTTTTACCATGGACGTAGAAACTGGAGTTTGATATGATCTAGGCCGAAGGGGTATAATATGAGGCTCTCTGTAATATTCGCATTGCTCGTCGAGGTTTGTTGCCCCTAAATCCTCGAATTTAGACTTCGCTTAAGTCTAGCTTCCGTAAAATTGGGGATTCGTGTGACTGGCCACAGACTGTACAGAGCAATGAAAATGTACAAAAATATACACAGAATATAATCAAAGAATTGATAAGTTTTTGTTTGCCGTCGGAAAATAAGACCGTTTATAAGTTACGTCCAGAACTGAACGTAACCACTAAACTCGTAGTTTAGACATCCTGAAAAAGTTTCCTTGTTTTTCctcataatttttgaaatgataactTTCATTTGCTTTATACTATCGAGTAGAGATTTTCTACGGAATTCccattttaattgaaataacaGTAGCTTGTTTCTTCTCGACTACGAAACATATTCGACCATTCCGACGATACCCTTGAAAATTAACAGAGAGCCATTTGCCTGTTGATCTATTATGTTACGTAAGTAACAAGTTATTGATATGTATTCACAACGTAAATGCAAGGAATGTGTACTTGatgtattgaaaataaactcgGGTGCAATAATTTTTCTACACGCGCATTGGATGCTCATCAAATCTGCGGAATATCTATATTCACTACTGTCAGTCAATGAATAAAATTAGTGACCAGAAGTCATCATGTCACAGCGCAAGAATGCATAGTTAGTTCATCACCAATAGAACTGTCGTGTCGAATGTTTATCGATCAGATGCACATGGACGGGAGTTGTTTTTCATACGAAATTTTTACAGAATTGATgcatcaaaattaaacgaAGGACTGATTTTAAGCAACAGTAACTTATCCACGAAAGCAGGCCATAGAAAAGAGTTGTTGTGCCCATGGATAGCATTACGAAAGACGCTGAGAAAACCCTCGAAATTCTAGATGGATTTGGAGTCCAGGGGTCCATTTCATGTCAATAACTTAAACTAAAACCTATAACAACTGAAAGTTCCATTAGTTATAACGCAATACTAATGAAGCTTGGATGACCAAGCCATAAATATCCAGACGTCCGCCAGACATTCTGAACGAAATCATGCAATCAATAtcatagtcatttttcgaaagtTTGTTTCCGTGATGCACTATGTACGAACAGTGctgatataaacaaaaaatcaaatgaagAATAGCATTTTCTCCCATAATATTTCTTTGATGCCTGGATCCGATATCAcgaaacagaattttcagaTTAAAAAACTGCCACCAAAACATTCTAGCATCGAGTTTTTAACAGAACCGTTTAAAAATGTGTCAAGCCCCGCCCGCGATGTTCTCACGTTTGTGGGTCAACTGGTCGCACTCGAGACGAGTAGCTATTGAACCAGATACCAAAATAGAAATTCGATTTAAAGATAGCTTGATGTAGAAATTTTTAAGTCAATCAAACACCGCCACAATGTTCAATACAAAGCCAGGTCGCATTTGCATAAGTACATAAACACACCAAGAACTCACAGAAACCGCTATTGTTATTGCggttctttttgaaaaatttcatatCTTCACGTTTCAAAAGTTGACCCTAAAACTCGGCCACCCCCGCTTTTATATCCGATAAAAGGTAACCGGGTTTGACTGATTCGTTCAAACCTGCGGTTTCAGGTGAACTGTCGTTCAATGTTCGACGTTAAGTACAATAGATACATTCAGTATCTTAACAATTTCTGCATCGACATTGAGTGATTTTACATAAAAGTCTCTAAGAACGAAATTTAtagaatttgattttcaaaatatttttgaaaagtgcTTTTAGATAATTCAAGCCTTAttcatgtttttattttgcctGGTTCTTAATTTACATTCTATATACTGATAGATAATTTTTCTATCCATATTGACAACGATAATCTTATTTTTCGTCAGCTTATATACTTTTTGTAGGTTTTTAGCGGGATATTCTTTTTGACGTATCTGTATTTTGTATCTGTATCCACTGATAGCGTAATGGActgaaaatcacaaaaattCACATAAGGGGCTTTTGCCTATAGGATGTTATATGGTTTATCTTCACATTTCAAATCGATTAAATATAGTTTAGGTTTATGAGATGCGTTATGTGTTAGTAAGGTTCTCAACGGCGCAAATTTGTAAACACAACAACGTCATCACGCGAAAAAGCAAAACGTAAACAGTACTCATAAACATACACCGCACCTCGACGGTATTGCGTCAGAAATCTCCAAACTTCATCGAATTTTATATAAACACACTTTCTTTGAAATTCGCGTACAATGCGCCCTTACAGTCTGGGTCTAGAGCGCCCGTTAACCTTTCCCGTTTGGCCCCGGTCCAAATACGGCAGAGAACGTCACGGGATGTTTAGTTTGTGTATTTGAATTGCGGGTGTGTTCGTCACAATGCCATCCCATTGGTTCTCGTGTGACCCTGTGACATCAGTGTATTTCATTTCCAAACATTGAGAGAGAATGTCAACAACGCCTAATTCACAGCAATCGAAAACGACTCACGTGGTGTTTTACAATTTGCGATAAAAAGGCTACGAACAAAAGAAGCAGGAACAACATATCATATCTGGAAAGATGCCATGTTAttgaatgatttgaaatatcagATTAACGCGCAGACACGAACTGGCTAATATCTTGGCGCGATGCCAATCGCCATCAATCAGATTCTCCATTACGTCGACTTATCCCACATTTTGAAAAGATGGTGTGCCCGCCAGAGAACCGACACTAAAAAACCCGCCGACAGCGatccattcatttttaatttccCGCTAAAAGTAACTTATTTCATGACGTGAATGGGGAACCTTACTGTTGTTCAGGCGTTGAATAATCAATACAATGATATATTATTCTTTTTAATCGTCTAGGCGCGTATATTCATataattgattgatatttctCCGTATCGTTTTTTACGAAAAGAACCCTTTGACATTTTGTAAACGTTTTTATTTTGGTGTATTCAATGAGTTACTACGTTGTTGACATTCGCACGCCCAATTACTATCAGCCAATAGGTGATCCGCGCGTAAACCCCATATAAAGGCAATCGGCAGCTCGCTTGTCTAATCACAGTTCAAGACACGTTCATTCAGAGAAGACATAAACGCTGATAGAAACGAAGATTGTTAAACGCTTATATACTACTACAACGGGAAAAGAGATCGAAACTCGAGAAAAACAGTTCAAACGTTTCATCGCAGAAGATCGTAAACGATTTCGACTCATCAACTCGAGACGGAGAAGTGAAAATCAAAGATGCAGCTGATGATTGGAGCCATCGTGTTTGTCGGGGCAATTTTCGCTGCTAACGGGGCAGCAGTCGGCAGCGATATCGTCAAAAGTCGCCAGAAACGATCGCATATGAAGTACAACACCAATCTACCGCCAGTCGACCAAGCCCAGAACATGATACCGTGCGCCGAACACATGACCGAAGAAATCTGGTACGAGGGATGTCAGACGTGCGGATGCACGACCGAAAAGCTGATGGTTTGTACGCTGAGAGACTGCATACCGATGCAAAAGCGACGCCGAAGAAACGTCATGATGGACAGCGTTCGTTCGCTGCGACCACGCAATAACGAAGACACAGCCGGCGTGAGAATTCGCGTCCCGTACTCGCACTGTCACGGACACCTGCAAGAAGAAGTGTACCATATAGGATGCAACATCTGCAAATGCGACGTCGGAGGCATCGAATATTGCCAGATGAAGAAATGCCCGAGATTTCACCGCGGTATGAACGAAGTGTACGACGAAAACTACGCGAGGGTTAGCGAAAGTGCCTGCGATGAAGTTTCGCTCGGTAAGTTCTCTATACGTTtgaatgtaaaatatgaatgcACAAACATGTAAAATTATCGTCAGATAACCTTAAGAGCTtgaagatattttgaaaacttgGTATTATTAGCATTTACATGTAAATACCGAATAACTATCGATCAGGTCATTATCTAGTTTGGATAGAATGTTCATATCGTTTTATTGGCCTTAACGTGTAGTTGATAAATTTTTACTTAGTATCCCGCCGTTCATTTCTACCTCAAATTCATACAAGCTTTCATCACCGTAAATATTGCCTTAAATGGCATGCTAATAGTATATCTCTTTGAAAACGATGTTTCCGGTTTTTACAATAAGATGTTGCACGAATGAAAAGAATGACCAATGTACCTTAAGGTTATTATTGCCACGAATGATAATATCATTGATCATTTGTGTAATAAAATCAAGTCTTCTTTTGCCGATAGAAATAAACGgcattttctattattcaaaGTGCAGCTATTCGAGCGCTCATGGAAATTGcctttttaatattttccagGTAAACACATCTCGGATGGCTGCCATCTATGTAAATGCACCAGTTACGGGCTGGTATGCACTCGCAACTGGTGTCCAACTATTGAGATCGACTACAAAAGATAGACTATTCGTTCGGACAGCGCTTGGATCAATCTACATGCTGCCAAACGCCACTTACCTGCCTAGTCTGAACGTGATGCACGACCAATGCAAAAAAAACTATGAATATAGATTAGTAGAGACGCTTGCGGTCAAATCGCTCCGATATTAAAACTATCCGCATTTACTTAGGCAACCGCGTATCGGTCTCAATTCGATGAAAACATTTTGGCGCATTCTCGCAATAATAT is a window of Tubulanus polymorphus chromosome 2, tnTubPoly1.2, whole genome shotgun sequence DNA encoding:
- the LOC141899840 gene encoding uncharacterized protein LOC141899840; this encodes MQLMIGAIVFVGAIFAANGAAVGSDIVKSRQKRSHMKYNTNLPPVDQAQNMIPCAEHMTEEIWYEGCQTCGCTTEKLMVCTLRDCIPMQKRRRRNVMMDSVRSLRPRNNEDTAGVRIRVPYSHCHGHLQEEVYHIGCNICKCDVGGIEYCQMKKCPRFHRGMNEVYDENYARVSESACDEVSLGKHISDGCHLCKCTSYGLVCTRNWCPTIEIDYKR